CGACGGCCAGACCAGCAGTTCGACATGGGGGCCGCCGCTGGCGATTCCCTACGGCCTGATGGCGTTCGGCATGACGTTGCTCACGGTTCAGTTGCTGCTGCAAGTGGCTATCGGGGCGTGTGAGATGAGAGGCACCACGCAGCACGGCACGGGAGGGCACGCATGAGCGAGCTCACGATCGGATTCCTCTATGGCGGCGCAACGCTCGTCGTCATGTTTTCGGGGATGCCCATCGCGTTCGCACTGGGGGCTGTCGCGGTGGCGTTCATGTTCGGCTTCATGCCTGCATCGTCGCTCGATACGGTGACGCAAAACGTCTACGAGGAGATGGCGAGCATCACGCTGCTGTCGATTCCGTTGTTCATCCTGAAGGGCGCGGCCATCGGCAAGTCGCGCGCGGGGCAGGATCTCTACCTGGCGCTGCACGCGTGGATGCGACGCATTCCGGGCGGGCTCGGCATCGCCAACGTGTTCGCCTGCGGGTTGTTTGCCGCCATGGCCGGGTCGAGTCCGGCGACGTGTTCCGCCATCGGCAGCGCCGGGATTCCGGAGATGCGTCAGCGCGGTTACTCGCCGGGGTTTGCGGCGGGCATCATCGCGGCGGGCGGCACGCTGGGTATCCTGCTGCCGCCATCGATCACGATGATCCTCTACGCCGTGGCCGCCGAGCAGTCGCTCGGACGTCTGTTCCTCGCGGGCATCGTGCCTGCGCTGCTGCTCGTGGGGCTGTTCTCGTGCTACGCGGCATGGCGCTATCGAAAGGAGTACGCCAACGCGCAGTTGGCGCTGGCGCGCGACGGCACGCCGTCGCCGTTTCCGAGCGAGCCGCCTGCCACGATGCGCGAGAAGCTTGCGCTGCTGCCGCGCGTGTTGCCGTTCGTCACGTTGCTCATCGGCGTGATGGCGGCGCTCTACGGTGGGTACGCAACGCCCTCGGAGACAGCCGGGTTGGGCGGGCTCCTGGCGCTCGCGCTCATTGCCGTGATCTACCGGATGTGGACGCCGCGTCAGCTCGCGCCGATTCTCACGGGGACGTTGCGCGAGTCGACCATGCTCATGTTCATCATCGGCATGTCGCTGCTCTACTCGTACGTGATGAGCTATCTGCACATCAGCCAGTCGGCCGCGCAATGGATCGTAGGGCTGCATCTGTCGCGCTGGGTGCTGCTCGCCGCCATTCTGTCGATGGTGGTCGTGCTGGGGTTCTTTCTGCCACCGGTGAGCATCATCCTGATGACCGCGCCGATCATTCTGCCGCCGCTGCGCGCGGCGGGCTTCGATCTGGTGTGGTTCGGGGTGGTCATGACGATCGTCATGGAGCTGGGGTTGATTCACCCGCCGGTCGGTCTCAACATATTTGTGATCAAGAACACCGCGCCCGATATCGCACTGCGCGACATCGTCTGGGGTGTGATGCCTTTCGTCGTGTTAATGGTGGTGGCTGTCGTGCTCATTTGTCTGATGCCGGGTCTGTCGTTGTGGCTGCCGGACTGGCTGATGGGATGACGTGATATCGCGTGATATGGCGGTCGCCGAAGCGAGCCCCCGCCTTGAGAGGAAACCATGAAGGATGAGCCGATCATGTCCGCAATGTCCGTTCCTGTAGCGCTGACTTCGTCGATGGCGGCGGCGCCTTCGTCGCCCTCGTCGCCCTCGCTGGCTTCGTCCTCCGCGCCCGGTCGCGGCGCGTCGGAGAGCGTGTCGGACGTGAGCGCACCGGTGCCGTCGCCCAGGCCGACGCTCGGGGAGCGGCTCGGGCAGTGGTTCGGACGCGGCAAGTCCGGCGGGCAGGGTGGTGCGCCGAAAGACGGCAAGGACGGCAAGGGCGACGGCAAGATCGTTGCCGCACCGCTGTCGGCGCGAGCGGAAAACGCGTTGCGCCGACAGTTGGCGCAGTGCTTTTCGGCGCGTCTGACGGATTCTTCCGCCAACGAAGCGGCGCGCGAGTTCATGGCGCGCTATGGCGCGGCGTCTGCCGAAGAGCAACTGGCGTTGCTCACAGTCGTGGCCGACATCTGCGCGAGCGATGGCGAAGTTGGGGGCGACGGCAAGGGCGCAGTCAAGGACACAGGCAAGGACGCAAGTAAAGACGCTGCCAAGGATGCGGCTAAGGACGCCCGTCGCGCCGCCAGCACGGCGACCGGTCTCGCC
The Pandoraea oxalativorans genome window above contains:
- a CDS encoding TRAP transporter large permease, which translates into the protein MSELTIGFLYGGATLVVMFSGMPIAFALGAVAVAFMFGFMPASSLDTVTQNVYEEMASITLLSIPLFILKGAAIGKSRAGQDLYLALHAWMRRIPGGLGIANVFACGLFAAMAGSSPATCSAIGSAGIPEMRQRGYSPGFAAGIIAAGGTLGILLPPSITMILYAVAAEQSLGRLFLAGIVPALLLVGLFSCYAAWRYRKEYANAQLALARDGTPSPFPSEPPATMREKLALLPRVLPFVTLLIGVMAALYGGYATPSETAGLGGLLALALIAVIYRMWTPRQLAPILTGTLRESTMLMFIIGMSLLYSYVMSYLHISQSAAQWIVGLHLSRWVLLAAILSMVVVLGFFLPPVSIILMTAPIILPPLRAAGFDLVWFGVVMTIVMELGLIHPPVGLNIFVIKNTAPDIALRDIVWGVMPFVVLMVVAVVLICLMPGLSLWLPDWLMG